One Colius striatus isolate bColStr4 chromosome 7, bColStr4.1.hap1, whole genome shotgun sequence DNA segment encodes these proteins:
- the FIBIN gene encoding fin bud initiation factor homolog: protein MPAALCLLWLGWLCSLCRGYFEGPLYPEMSNGTLHHYFVPDGDYEENDDPERCQLLFRVSDQRRCGAAAGGGLSLREELTVLGRQVEDAGRVLEGIGKSISYDLDGEESYSTYLRRESAQISDAYSSSDRSLSELEGKFRQGQEQGGREEARLGDSFLGLLLHARALLRETRHISSGLRDKHDLLALTVRSHGARLSRLKNDYLRA, encoded by the coding sequence ATGCCggcagctctgtgcctgctgtggctgggctggctctgcagcctctgccgCGGGTACTTCGAGGGTCCGCTGTACCCCGAGATGTCCAACGGCACCCTGCACCACTACTTCGTCCCCGACGGGGACTACGAGGAGAATGACGACCCCGAGAGGtgccagctgctcttcaggGTGAGCGATCAGCGGCGGTGCGgtgcggcggcgggcggcggcctgAGCCTGCGGGAGGAGCTGACCGTGCTGGGCAGGCAGGTGGAGGACGCGGGCAGGGTGCTGGAGGGCATCGGCAAGAGCATCTCCTACGACCTGGACGGGGAGGAGAGCTACAGCACCTACCTGCGCCGCGAGTCCGCCCAGATCAGCGACGCCTACTCCAGCTCGGACCGGTCACTGAGCGAGCTGGAGGGCAAGTTCCgtcaggggcaggagcagggcggCCGGGAGGAGGCCCGCCTGGGCGACAGcttcctggggctgctgctgcacgCCCGTGCCCTGCTGCGGGAGACCCGCCACATCTCCAGCGGGCTGCGGGACAAGCACGATCTCCTCGCCCTCACCGTCCGCAGCCACGGCGCGCGCCTCAGCCGCCTCAAGAACGACTATCTCCGCGCCTAA